The Ornithodoros turicata isolate Travis chromosome 9, ASM3712646v1, whole genome shotgun sequence genome includes a region encoding these proteins:
- the LOC135368018 gene encoding large ribosomal subunit protein uL3m-like, which translates to MALSIAFTHVRIVSGIFNANANKFASCLAVGCDVQYRCKSTTPKRRKTYPFHWWQPRRRKAYMEDHLTKGNKEFLQEVAEKKFLQPGESPLREEPWEKGQWTPESIRTGLIARKIGIYPMWTNTGKRILTTLLQVLDNHVIHYTPPEVYAQTRFGFRAKGRGALVVGASSADPDIFKAPYLKIFEESGVNPKRKLTRFLITDDAKIQPGTPLTAAHFRPGDYVNVYGKTIGHGFQGVVKRWKMKGGPASHGTTKAHRRLGAIGGQRGLILKGKKMPGHMGQERRLLCGLKVWRVNTKYNVIWVQGPAVPGHVHHYVHIYDTQIAKKRPSAENPPPFPTYYPDPDNPLPEELYDKELQVFDAPSITFADEEVTEKKKLKVKAKVKGRR; encoded by the coding sequence ATGGCGCTCTCTATTGCTTTTACGCATGTGCGTATAGTTAGTGGAATTTTCAACGCAAATGCGAATAAATTTGCCTCGTGCTTAGCCGTGGGGTGTGATGTACAATACCGATGCAAGAGCACAACACCTAAACGCCGAAAAACCTATCCTTTTCACTGGTGGCAACCGCGACGGCGGAAAGCGTACATGGAGGATCATCTCACGAAAGGAAACAAGGAGTTCCTACAAGAAGTCGCGGAGAAGAAATTTCTACAGCCCGGAGAGAGTCCCTTGAGAGAGGAACCGTGGGAAAAAGGACAGTGGACGCCAGAGTCTATAAGGACGGGACTCATCGCACGGAAGATCGGCATCTACCCCATGTGGACAAACACCGGTAAACGCATCCTCACAACGCTCCTCCAAGTCCTGGATAACCATGTCATCCACTACACTCCCCCCGAAGTGTACGCGCAGACCCGATTTGGCTTCAGGGCCAAAGGGCGCGGCGCATTAGTTGTGGGAGCAAGCAGTGCAGACCCCGACATCTTTAAAGCTCCATACCTTAAAATCTTCGAAGAGTCCGGAGTCAACCCCAAGCGTAAGCTAACCAGATTCCTGATCACGGACGACGCCAAGATTCAGCCTGGCACCCCACTCACTGCCGCTCACTTTAGGCCCGGAGACTACGTCAACGTGTACGGCAAAACGATCGGCCACGGCTTTCAAGGGGTCGTCAAACGGTGGAAAATGAAAGGAGGTCCCGCCTCTCACGGGACGACGAAAGCACACCGAAGATTGGGGGCCATCGGGGGTCAGCGGGGCCTCATACTGAAGGGGAAAAAGATGCCGGGTCACATGGGACAGGAGAGGAGGTTACTCTGTGGTTTGAAGGTGTGGCGGGTGAACACGAAGTACAACGTCATCTGGGTTCAGGGACCGGCCGTTCCGGGGCACGTCCACCATTACGTTCACATCTACGACACACAGATAGCGAAGAAGCGGCCGTCGGCGGAGAATCCGCCGCCGTTCCCGACGTACTATCCGGACCCGGACAACCCGTTGCCCGAAGAGTTGTACGACAAGGAGCTGCAGGTGTTCGACGCTCCCTCGATCACGTTTGCGGACGAAGAAGTCACGGAGAAGAAAAAGTTAAAAGTCAAGGCAAAAGTGAAGGGAAGGCGATAG
- the LOC135369506 gene encoding uncharacterized protein LOC135369506, which yields MEGSFEYGRDIALLYGSLRSAERLLSKQVCGPATELDECATYSETVSRGVQNAYKGAVTKDNVDKRMHCALLCNVLVTSGILKKEELSYFESILDNIPRFSIRIYFAVIERCGWTDHFIQALKALPKSIRLAFLRKAHSYTEDSYHTWLCLVSVLAWSVYIEPIQGT from the exons ATGGAGGGTTCGTTTGAATACGGCCGGGACATAGCCTTGCTTTACGGGTCCCTGCGTTCTGCAGAACGCTTACTCAGCAAACAG GTCTGTGGACCGGCTACAGAACTGGACGAATGCGCAACGTACAGTGAGACCGTAAGCCGTGGAGTTCAGAATGCCTATAAGGGTGCTGTCACAAAGGATAATGTTGATAAGAGAATGCATTGTGCCTTACTCTGCAATGTACTAGT GACTTCCGGCATTCTGAAGAAAGAAGAGTTGAGCTATTTCGAGTCAATCCTCGATAATATTCCGAGATTTAGCATTCGGATCTATTTTGCCGTAATAGAACGTTGCGGCTGGACGGACCACTTCATTCAG GCACTAAAGGCCCTTCCTAAATCCATAAGgctggcatttttgagaaaggCTCACAGCTATACGGAAGATTCGTATCATACATGGCTCTGCCTTGTGTCTGTGTTGGCTTGGTCTGTGTACATCGAACCCATACAAGGTACATGA